One window of Lycium ferocissimum isolate CSIRO_LF1 unplaced genomic scaffold, AGI_CSIRO_Lferr_CH_V1 ctg3743, whole genome shotgun sequence genomic DNA carries:
- the LOC132044153 gene encoding DNA repair RAD52-like protein 1, mitochondrial, with product MAFPSLRSTVSNRVRLCQRSFSTKASSSYRGDKDREKLIFDSDRETTTEEDIPSSGISRPLSEILKELNKKVPDNLIKFRHEPNGFSIKYIPWHVVNRIMNLHAPEWSGDVRSITYSSDGKSVSVVYRVTIYGTDAEIYRESTGTASVDDPGYGDPVQKAEGMAFRRACARFGLGLHLYHEDMS from the exons ATGGCGTTTCCTTCATTGCGTTCAACGGTGTCGAATAGAGTGCGATTGTGCCAGCGCTCCTTCTCCACCAAGGCCTCTTCTTCATATCGGGGAGACAAAGACAGAGAGAAGCTGATATTTGATTCTGACAGGGAAACGACGACGGAGGAGGACATCCCAAGTTCAGGAATCAGCCGACCACTTAGTGAGATACTGAAAGAGCTGAACAAGAAAGTTCCAGATAACCTCATCAAGTTTCGCCACGAACCTAATGGCTTCTCCATCAAATACATCCCCTG GCATGTTGTGAATAGGATTATGAATTTACATGCTCCGG AATGGTCTGGCGACGTTCGAAGCATCACTTACTCATCTGATGGCAAGTCAGTCTCAGTGGTTTATCGTGTGACAATATATGGGACTGATGCAGAG ATATATCGAGAATCAACTGGCACTGCTTCAGTAGATGACCCAGGTTATGGGGATCCAGTGCAGAAGGCAGAGGGTATGGCATTTCGTCGAGCTTGTGCTCGTTTTGGGCTGGGACTTCATCTTTATCATGAGGACATGTCATAG
- the LOC132044152 gene encoding transcription termination factor MTERF6, chloroplastic/mitochondrial: METSNSHSSGIMWFFKDRGFDDKSIHEMCQKCKRLEGVQREKASENWDYLRSIGIKERKLPSVVQKCPKILTLGLHEKLVPMVHCLETLGSKPQEVASAITKFPHILSHSVEEKLCPLLAFFEALGITDKQLGKMILINPRIISYSIENKLSQMVEFLSSLHLSKDGMIGKVLVKHPYIMGYSVDRRLRPTSEFLKSIGLTDMDLQKVAVNYPEVLCRDVNKILKPNLSYLTSRGFGLGQIAAVVTCYPPVLIKSVSNSLEPRIKFLIDVMGRRLDEVVDYPDYFRHSLKRRLESRQKLLMRKNISCTLSEMLDCNQKKFLFKFGLVQ; this comes from the coding sequence ATGGAGACTTCGAACAGCCACAGTTCTGGCATTATGTGGTTCTTCAAAGACAGGGGCTTTGATGATAAAAGTATTCATGAAATGTGCCAAAAGTGCAAGCGCCTTGAGGGTGTGCAAAGAGAAAAGGCATCTGAAAACTGGGACTACTTGAGAAGCATAGGCATCAAAGAGAGAAAACTTCCTTCTGTTGTTCAGAAATGTCCGAAAATCCTTACTCTAGGCTTGCATGAGAAACTTGTCCCGATGGTTCACTGTCTTGAAACACTGGGATCAAAACCACAGGAAGTGGCTTCTGCCATTACTAAATTCCCTCACATACTCTCTCACAGTGTGGAAGAGAAGCTCTGTCCACTCCTAGCTTTCTTTGAAGCTCTTGGCATCACTGACAAACAACTGGGTAAGATGATACTGATCAACCCAAGGATAATAAGCTACAGCATAGAAAATAAGCTTTCACAGATGGTGGAATTTCTTTCCAGTCTTCATCTATCAAAGGACGGTATGATTGGTAAAGTTCTGGTGAAGCATCCATACATTATGGGTTATAGTGTTGATAGGCGGCTGCGTCCTACTTCAGAGTTCTTGAAATCAATAGGTTTAACAGATATGGATCTCCAGAAAGTGGCAGTTAATTATCCTGAAGTTTTGTGTAGGGATGTGAACAAGATTCTGAAACCTAACCTGTCCTACTTGACATCACGGGGTTTTGGACTTGGACAGATAGCAGCTGTGGTCACCTGTTATCCTCCTGTTCTGATAAAGAGCGTTAGCAACTCTTTAGAGCCAAGGATTAAGTTTCTGATAGACGTCATGGGGAGGCGACTTGATGAAGTTGTTGATTATCCCGACTACTTTAGGCATAGCTTGAAGAGAAGATTAGAGTCGAGGCAAAAACTTCTAATGAGAAAGAACATAAGCTGTACGCTGAGTGAAATGCTGGACTGTAATCAGAAGAAATTCCTATTCAAGTTTGGTCTAGTTCAGTGA